One window of the Streptomyces asoensis genome contains the following:
- a CDS encoding contact-dependent growth inhibition system immunity protein gives MTVSIDRSRSLEELERDRWQAPPPDATRLMSRVHALRSRPVGTLTVEDLRLLIRQDIGLAVLLPLAVEVLRDNPLAEGHMGEGDLLCAVLTRNSAIWSAYPDPARQLTFIVGGLSGLSPDLRSEVERFVGAVQNS, from the coding sequence GTGACTGTATCCATCGACCGTAGTCGGTCCCTCGAGGAGCTCGAACGTGATCGCTGGCAGGCGCCCCCACCTGACGCCACCCGTCTCATGTCGAGGGTTCATGCCCTGCGGAGCCGGCCGGTCGGGACTCTGACCGTCGAGGACCTGCGCCTGCTGATCAGGCAGGACATCGGGCTGGCGGTGCTTCTTCCGCTCGCGGTGGAGGTGCTTCGTGACAATCCGCTGGCCGAAGGCCACATGGGCGAGGGCGATCTGCTGTGCGCAGTCCTGACCAGGAACTCGGCGATCTGGAGCGCTTATCCGGATCCTGCAAGGCAACTGACCTTCATCGTCGGCGGCCTCTCCGGCCTCTCGCCAGACCTGCGAAGCGAGGTCGAGCGGTTCGTAGGCGCCGTCCAGAATTCCTGA
- a CDS encoding Lrp/AsnC family transcriptional regulator: MELDALDRVLLRELQNDARQTNRDLAGKAGVSPSTSLERVRLLRERGVVTGYHAALDLDTAGRPVQALISVRIRPPARPVIEGFREWAARLPEVIGLFVTSGTHDFLIHVAVPDVDGVYAFVIDRLTERREVVDVQTTMVYEHVQPRCIEPAGPDRPRSARKAC; encoded by the coding sequence ATGGAACTTGATGCACTGGATCGGGTCCTGCTCCGAGAGCTGCAGAACGATGCACGGCAGACCAACCGAGACCTCGCCGGCAAAGCCGGGGTCTCGCCCTCCACGTCGCTGGAGCGGGTGAGACTGCTGCGCGAGCGCGGTGTGGTCACCGGCTACCACGCTGCCCTGGACCTCGATACGGCCGGCCGCCCCGTCCAAGCGCTCATCTCCGTGCGCATCCGGCCTCCAGCCCGCCCCGTCATCGAGGGGTTCCGGGAATGGGCGGCGCGGCTGCCCGAGGTGATCGGCCTGTTCGTCACCTCGGGCACTCACGACTTCCTCATCCACGTAGCCGTCCCCGATGTGGACGGCGTGTACGCCTTCGTCATCGACCGCCTCACCGAACGCCGTGAAGTCGTCGACGTGCAGACGACGATGGTCTACGAGCACGTCCAGCCCCGCTGCATCGAGCCGGCCGGCCCGGACCGGCCCCGCTCCGCACGCAAAGCCTGCTGA
- a CDS encoding DMT family transporter, producing the protein MESTLCRIRCGEREVWSHFFLLSPVMDIRKNSPAAGAIPVLSAAVLWGTVGPAQVLAASPMTPAALGGWRLLAGGLVLGAFTIRPGKFRAPAARKAMGPLLICAFSTGIYQVAFLSSVARTGAALATVVALGTAPAATGWCARWVIGERMGTAWMVSTGAAVAGCTLLLAPGSTRVDPFGLLLAVAAGTCYGLYTVFAKKLAAAAPAAHLPAFSALSLLVGSLTLLPWMIKDAAPVNNTTTLALIGWLGIGATAAAYWLFTMGLSRVRATTAGTLSLAEPVAAALIGVLLLHERLSPSAWAGCALILTGMITLCLAPMPRSRTSVRAAADPRACRSTFADGSGLSGRRNAGKPLEFLGQDQGPCEGSRATRWRTGPVGSGRSPEHRPNQSLNGPALHGGFAAGRPNGLRTRSSPAGRPARQVRSRIRAAQPAVVRVPVTPDGARVRCGGGVRLVHAQFDPDRVACRRQPGRTGAGGHRLVEFRPVAGEDAGGARIVDACATSHSRGGQGVRHLGRRRGRRQAAGRVPRPSRPGLLRLAQETGSGTSPGLTGTISTRVQPTAFSSVRRCFADRLSYLPADACGVPSGSVQRRP; encoded by the coding sequence ATGGAATCGACTCTATGCCGAATTAGATGTGGAGAGCGGGAAGTGTGGTCGCACTTCTTCCTGCTCTCGCCGGTCATGGACATACGAAAGAACAGTCCGGCGGCCGGCGCGATTCCGGTTCTGTCGGCGGCGGTGCTGTGGGGCACTGTCGGCCCTGCCCAGGTGCTGGCGGCCAGTCCCATGACGCCGGCGGCCCTGGGCGGGTGGCGGCTGCTCGCGGGCGGCCTGGTCCTCGGGGCGTTCACCATTCGTCCGGGGAAATTTCGGGCGCCGGCCGCGCGCAAGGCCATGGGTCCGCTGCTGATCTGCGCCTTCTCGACGGGCATCTACCAAGTGGCCTTTCTGTCCTCGGTGGCGCGGACCGGCGCGGCTCTGGCCACGGTGGTCGCCCTGGGCACCGCCCCCGCCGCGACCGGATGGTGCGCCCGGTGGGTGATCGGTGAACGGATGGGGACCGCCTGGATGGTGAGCACCGGCGCGGCCGTCGCCGGCTGCACGCTCCTGCTGGCGCCGGGAAGCACCCGCGTGGACCCGTTCGGTCTGCTCCTGGCCGTGGCCGCCGGCACCTGCTACGGCCTGTACACCGTCTTCGCCAAGAAGCTGGCCGCCGCCGCTCCCGCTGCCCACCTGCCCGCGTTCTCCGCGCTGTCGCTGCTGGTGGGCTCTCTCACTCTGCTGCCCTGGATGATCAAGGATGCCGCCCCGGTGAACAACACCACCACCCTGGCCTTGATCGGCTGGCTGGGCATAGGTGCCACCGCCGCCGCGTACTGGCTGTTCACCATGGGCCTCAGCCGGGTGCGGGCCACCACGGCCGGGACGCTCAGCCTCGCCGAGCCCGTGGCCGCGGCCCTGATCGGCGTGCTCCTCCTCCATGAGCGCCTCTCGCCCTCGGCGTGGGCCGGCTGCGCGCTGATCCTCACCGGAATGATCACCCTGTGCCTGGCACCGATGCCCCGCAGCCGTACTTCCGTACGGGCGGCGGCGGATCCACGCGCTTGCCGTAGCACGTTCGCTGACGGTTCCGGGCTCTCCGGCAGGCGCAATGCGGGAAAGCCGCTCGAGTTCCTCGGACAGGACCAGGGGCCGTGCGAAGGCAGCAGGGCCACCAGGTGGCGGACAGGTCCGGTCGGGTCGGGTCGGAGCCCGGAACACCGTCCGAACCAGTCCCTCAACGGGCCGGCGCTGCACGGCGGGTTCGCGGCCGGCCGGCCGAACGGCCTCCGTACGAGGAGTTCGCCTGCCGGCCGGCCGGCCCGGCAGGTACGGTCGCGGATCAGGGCTGCGCAGCCGGCCGTAGTCCGTGTGCCGGTCACGCCAGACGGAGCGCGGGTGCGGTGCGGTGGTGGAGTACGGCTCGTCCATGCGCAGTTCGATCCGGACCGCGTCGCCTGTCGCCGTCAGCCGGGGAGAACCGGTGCAGGCGGCCATCGTCTCGTCGAGTTCCGCCCCGTAGCGGGCGAGGACGCCGGCGGCGCTCGCATCGTCGACGCCTGTGCAACTTCGCACAGCCGCGGCGGCCAAGGTGTTCGACACCTTGGCCGCCGGCGCGGACGCCGGCAGGCAGCCGGACGAGTGCCGAGGCCGTCCCGCCCCGGTCTGCTCCGCCTGGCTCAGGAAACCGGCTCGGGAACTTCGCCGGGTCTGACCGGCACGATCTCGACACGGGTGCAGCCCACGGCTTTCAGTTCGGTGCGGCGGTGCTTTGCGGACCGCTTGTCGTACCTGCCGGCGGACGCCTGCGGGGTACCGTCCGGGTCGGTCCAGAGGAGACCGTAG
- the ykgO gene encoding type B 50S ribosomal protein L36, whose amino-acid sequence MKVRKSLRSLKSRPGAQVVRRRGVVFVVNKKNPRLKARQG is encoded by the coding sequence ATGAAGGTACGTAAGTCCCTGCGTTCGCTGAAGTCCCGACCGGGGGCCCAGGTGGTCCGCCGCCGGGGCGTGGTCTTCGTCGTCAACAAGAAGAACCCCCGCCTCAAGGCCCGCCAGGGCTGA
- a CDS encoding type B 50S ribosomal protein L31: MRPRIHPESRQVAFRDRAANALFLTRSTAASAQTVEWEDGNTYPLIDVDISSASHPFCTGTSRVVDTAGRVERFERRYGRAAPARP, translated from the coding sequence ATGAGGCCCCGCATCCATCCCGAATCCCGGCAGGTCGCCTTCCGTGACCGCGCCGCGAACGCCCTCTTCCTCACCCGCTCCACAGCGGCCTCGGCCCAGACGGTCGAGTGGGAGGACGGCAACACCTACCCGCTGATCGATGTCGACATCTCATCGGCGAGTCACCCGTTCTGCACCGGCACCTCGAGGGTCGTGGACACCGCTGGGCGGGTCGAGCGGTTCGAGCGTCGCTACGGCCGCGCGGCCCCGGCCCGGCCCTGA
- the rpmG gene encoding 50S ribosomal protein L33: protein MARNSMRPVVTLKSTAGTGVTYVTRKNRSNDPDRLVLRKYDPLAEKHVAFREER, encoded by the coding sequence ATGGCACGCAACAGCATGCGTCCTGTCGTCACGCTGAAGTCGACGGCCGGGACCGGCGTCACCTACGTGACGCGCAAGAACCGCAGCAACGACCCCGACCGGCTCGTCCTGCGCAAGTACGACCCGCTCGCCGAGAAGCACGTCGCCTTCCGCGAGGAACGCTGA
- a CDS encoding MFS transporter, whose product MPLALLALALVAFGIGTTEFATMGLLPQIADGVGVSVPHAGNIVSAYALGVVVGAPLLTGIGARIAHKRLLLLLSALFVIGNVASALAPGFGLLFAARFLAGLPHGALFGVGAVVASRLVAPERAGRAVSRMFLGLTIANIIGVPAGTALGQQLGWRYAYCAVAVIGLVALAALAAFVPHQPRSTQAGIRHELRAMGNRQVALGLATAVVGFGGFFAVYSYLVPILTHLTGFSDSSTTWVLALYGAGMTLGTLIAGPLTDRALRPTLYGGLALLGASLVTFYFTVHSPVPALVTLAFMGAMGALVTTPVQMLLMAKAKNAPTMAAASNHSAFNLANAGGAWLGGLAISAGWGWASPALVGATLAAAGLALALLAGLTDRGTGSSELITSSAAQTPTEARQIPTA is encoded by the coding sequence ATGCCACTGGCCCTGCTGGCCCTTGCCCTCGTCGCGTTCGGTATCGGTACGACCGAGTTCGCCACGATGGGGCTGCTGCCCCAGATCGCCGACGGGGTCGGCGTGTCCGTGCCGCACGCCGGCAACATCGTCTCCGCCTACGCGCTCGGCGTCGTCGTCGGCGCCCCGCTCCTGACGGGCATCGGCGCGCGCATCGCCCACAAACGGCTTCTGCTCCTGCTGTCCGCTCTGTTCGTGATCGGCAACGTCGCGTCCGCCCTCGCTCCCGGCTTCGGCCTGCTGTTCGCCGCGCGTTTCCTGGCGGGCCTGCCCCACGGAGCGCTGTTCGGCGTGGGCGCTGTCGTGGCCTCCCGGCTGGTCGCCCCCGAACGAGCCGGGCGGGCCGTGTCGAGGATGTTCCTCGGACTCACCATCGCCAACATCATCGGTGTCCCGGCCGGCACGGCTCTCGGACAGCAACTGGGCTGGCGCTACGCCTACTGCGCCGTCGCCGTGATCGGCCTCGTCGCGCTGGCCGCGCTGGCCGCCTTCGTCCCCCACCAGCCCCGCAGCACCCAGGCCGGCATCCGGCACGAACTGCGCGCCATGGGCAACCGGCAGGTCGCCCTCGGCCTGGCCACCGCCGTCGTGGGATTCGGCGGCTTCTTCGCCGTCTACAGCTACCTGGTGCCGATCCTGACCCACCTGACGGGCTTCTCCGACTCCTCGACCACCTGGGTCCTCGCGCTCTACGGCGCCGGAATGACGCTGGGCACGCTCATCGCGGGCCCGCTGACCGACCGCGCCCTGCGCCCGACGCTGTACGGAGGGCTCGCCCTGCTCGGCGCGTCGCTCGTGACGTTCTACTTCACGGTCCACAGCCCCGTTCCCGCCCTGGTGACACTCGCCTTCATGGGCGCGATGGGCGCGCTGGTCACCACCCCCGTGCAGATGCTGCTCATGGCCAAGGCGAAGAACGCCCCGACGATGGCGGCGGCCTCCAACCACTCCGCCTTCAACCTGGCCAACGCCGGCGGCGCCTGGCTCGGCGGCCTGGCCATCTCGGCCGGCTGGGGCTGGGCCTCGCCCGCCCTGGTCGGCGCGACCCTCGCCGCCGCCGGCCTGGCCCTCGCCCTCCTCGCCGGCCTCACCGACCGCGGGACCGGGTCCTCCGAACTGATCACGTCATCGGCAGCGCAGACCCCGACCGAGGCCCGGCAGATCCCGACGGCCTGA
- a CDS encoding bifunctional 5,10-methylenetetrahydrofolate dehydrogenase/5,10-methenyltetrahydrofolate cyclohydrolase, with amino-acid sequence MSATQTAQLMDGTGLAGRIVEEAAARAAQISQHTGTSPCLATVLVGEDPASVTYVRMKRARCAKAGIRSRHIALPAATTTAELIDTLAGLSDDPDVHGILLQHPCGPHIDERAAFEAIAPHKDVDGVTAHSFAAMSFGLPGFVSCTPGGIMRLLEAYDVDLTGRRAAVVGRSAILGKPVGMLLLARDATVTYCHSRTADLPDIIREADVVVAAVGRPRLIRGEDIKPGAVVIDAGYNRGNVGDVDFDAALTRARLITPVPGGVGPMTIAVLLAQTVDAAADQLGIEHH; translated from the coding sequence ATGTCCGCGACTCAGACGGCCCAGCTCATGGACGGCACCGGTCTTGCCGGACGCATCGTCGAAGAGGCTGCCGCCAGGGCGGCACAGATCTCACAGCACACGGGGACCAGCCCCTGCCTGGCGACGGTGCTGGTGGGGGAGGACCCCGCGTCGGTCACCTACGTCCGGATGAAACGGGCGCGGTGCGCGAAGGCGGGTATCCGGTCCCGGCACATCGCTCTGCCCGCCGCCACCACGACCGCCGAGCTGATCGACACCCTCGCCGGCCTGTCCGACGATCCGGACGTGCACGGCATCCTGCTCCAGCATCCCTGCGGCCCGCACATCGACGAGCGAGCGGCGTTCGAGGCCATCGCTCCGCACAAGGACGTCGACGGGGTCACGGCACATTCCTTCGCCGCCATGAGCTTCGGGCTGCCGGGCTTCGTGTCCTGCACCCCGGGCGGCATCATGCGACTGCTGGAGGCCTACGACGTCGACCTCACCGGCCGGCGTGCCGCCGTGGTGGGCCGCAGCGCGATCCTCGGCAAACCGGTGGGGATGCTCCTGCTCGCCCGGGACGCAACGGTGACCTACTGCCACTCCCGCACGGCGGACCTGCCGGACATCATCCGGGAAGCGGATGTCGTGGTGGCGGCCGTGGGACGGCCCCGGCTGATCCGGGGTGAGGACATCAAGCCCGGCGCGGTGGTGATCGACGCCGGCTACAACCGGGGCAACGTGGGCGACGTGGACTTCGACGCCGCCCTGACCCGAGCCCGCCTGATCACCCCGGTGCCCGGCGGCGTCGGCCCGATGACCATCGCCGTCCTGCTCGCCCAGACCGTCGACGCTGCCGCGGACCAACTCGGCATCGAGCACCACTGA
- a CDS encoding GNAT family N-acetyltransferase produces MTDQHEVVIVRRPGQGPPADRLAELLAAYHLRTQAEKGEAVADADALPDRYRTEISDPRAAFADDTVLMALSGGTAVGCLVLTAPADGHSEIKRLWTDPAFRSRGIASGLIGAALAHAAENGVGTVRLSVWKWRTSAIALYERLGFTTAESWETRDQLLCMERAV; encoded by the coding sequence ATGACCGATCAACACGAGGTGGTCATCGTCCGCCGGCCGGGCCAGGGACCTCCAGCGGACCGGCTGGCCGAGTTGTTGGCGGCCTACCACCTGCGGACTCAGGCCGAGAAAGGCGAGGCCGTCGCCGATGCGGACGCGCTGCCGGACCGCTACCGGACAGAAATCTCGGACCCGCGGGCCGCGTTCGCCGACGACACCGTGCTGATGGCTCTGAGCGGCGGCACAGCCGTGGGCTGCCTCGTGCTGACCGCCCCCGCCGACGGACACTCGGAGATCAAAAGACTCTGGACCGACCCGGCATTCCGGAGCCGGGGTATCGCGTCCGGCCTGATCGGCGCCGCCCTCGCGCATGCCGCGGAAAACGGCGTCGGCACGGTACGCCTGTCGGTGTGGAAATGGCGCACAAGCGCCATCGCCCTGTACGAGCGGCTCGGCTTCACCACCGCCGAATCATGGGAGACACGGGATCAACTGCTCTGCATGGAGCGCGCCGTGTGA
- a CDS encoding PPOX class F420-dependent oxidoreductase, whose translation MTEFTATERAYLVAQRLGRLATVDASGQPQANPVGFFLQEDGTILIGGFAMGQTKKWRNLRKNPKAALVVDDIVSLRPWTVRGVDIRGDAELLIGPHELGPHFSEEVIRIHPRRIHSWGLED comes from the coding sequence ATGACCGAATTCACCGCGACCGAACGCGCGTACCTGGTGGCACAGCGGCTGGGGCGCCTCGCGACGGTCGATGCGTCGGGGCAGCCGCAGGCCAATCCCGTGGGGTTCTTCCTGCAAGAGGACGGCACGATCCTGATCGGCGGGTTCGCCATGGGACAGACGAAGAAGTGGCGCAACCTGCGCAAGAACCCGAAGGCCGCGCTCGTCGTGGACGACATCGTGAGCCTGCGGCCCTGGACGGTGCGCGGGGTGGACATCCGAGGGGACGCCGAACTCCTCATCGGCCCCCACGAGTTGGGCCCGCACTTCAGCGAGGAGGTGATCCGCATCCACCCGAGGCGGATCCACAGCTGGGGGCTCGAGGACTAG
- a CDS encoding NAD(P)H-binding protein produces the protein MIVVSAASGAFGRLVIDRRLARRPADRIVAAVRHPDGAADLAARGVEVRLDDYDAPATLRTAFEGADRLLLISSPELDSARRAGQHRAAVEAACDAGVGRTPSVRAGCIRLFDGLPCPCSPSPWW, from the coding sequence ATGATTGTCGTGTCGGCCGCTTCGGGGGCTTTCGGACGGCTGGTCATCGACCGGCGGCTGGCCCGGCGCCCCGCCGACCGCATCGTGGCCGCGGTGCGTCATCCCGACGGGGCCGCGGATCTCGCCGCTCGCGGGGTCGAGGTCCGCCTGGATGACTACGATGCCCCGGCGACGCTGCGCACGGCGTTCGAGGGAGCCGACCGGCTGCTGCTGATCTCCTCCCCCGAGCTGGATTCCGCCCGCCGCGCCGGCCAGCACCGGGCAGCCGTCGAAGCGGCCTGCGACGCCGGGGTTGGACGAACACCAAGTGTGCGCGCAGGTTGTATACGACTGTTCGACGGCTTGCCGTGTCCATGTTCTCCCTCGCCCTGGTGGTGA
- a CDS encoding GAF and ANTAR domain-containing protein, protein MDWGRFAQEMASMARDLLAQDSVGATLERITASATELVDGCDAAGVLVLHAAKVETLAPTDPLVVDSDQLQERLGEGPCFDAAHSARGERVFRIADLTGERQRWPAYAPRAHSLGVGSMMGFLLFTEDEDLGALNLYSRKPGAFGQASETAGWLLASHAAVAFSSARTHAQMEQAIATRHAIGEAMGILMGHHHITEEQAFDVLRRYSQENNIKLREVARLVCAGERLP, encoded by the coding sequence GTGGACTGGGGTCGGTTCGCGCAGGAGATGGCCTCGATGGCGCGTGATCTGCTGGCGCAGGATTCGGTCGGTGCCACGCTGGAGCGGATCACGGCATCGGCCACCGAGCTGGTCGACGGCTGTGACGCGGCCGGCGTTCTCGTACTGCACGCCGCGAAGGTGGAGACCCTCGCGCCCACCGACCCACTGGTCGTCGACAGCGACCAGCTCCAGGAACGGCTCGGCGAGGGCCCCTGCTTCGACGCCGCCCACAGCGCGCGCGGAGAGCGGGTCTTCCGCATCGCCGACCTCACCGGCGAGCGGCAGCGCTGGCCCGCCTACGCCCCCAGGGCCCACTCGCTCGGCGTGGGCAGCATGATGGGCTTCCTGCTGTTCACCGAGGACGAGGACCTCGGCGCGCTGAACCTGTACTCCCGCAAGCCCGGCGCGTTCGGCCAGGCCAGTGAGACGGCCGGCTGGCTGCTCGCCTCCCACGCCGCGGTCGCCTTCTCCAGCGCCCGCACCCACGCCCAGATGGAACAGGCCATCGCCACCCGGCACGCCATCGGCGAGGCCATGGGCATCCTCATGGGCCACCACCACATCACCGAAGAACAGGCCTTCGACGTGCTGCGCCGCTACTCGCAGGAGAACAACATCAAACTCCGTGAGGTCGCCCGCCTGGTCTGCGCGGGGGAGCGCCTGCCGTAA
- the tpg gene encoding telomere-protecting terminal protein Tpg encodes MGDIDDALERAGRETFTREPPKTLKGQIGYLMRRLGITRAVAAEVGVSRRSVERYLKGERKRPPRAIADRVDDAVRARWQPRVRQRARSQAAGATGITIETRARFGYSAPAGTTDDGRYRRLTVHLPPQYARRLFDARDAGAGDAQLRHIVAEGLQEIYFKDGGRRADGLEVELNDIDYFDVSF; translated from the coding sequence GTGGGAGACATCGACGACGCCCTCGAGCGCGCCGGACGCGAGACGTTCACCCGGGAGCCGCCCAAGACCCTCAAGGGGCAGATCGGCTATCTGATGCGCCGGCTCGGCATCACGCGGGCGGTCGCGGCGGAAGTCGGGGTCAGCCGGCGGTCGGTGGAGCGCTACCTCAAGGGCGAGCGCAAGAGGCCGCCCCGGGCCATCGCCGACCGCGTCGACGACGCCGTACGCGCCCGCTGGCAGCCCCGCGTACGCCAACGCGCCCGCAGTCAGGCGGCGGGCGCCACCGGGATCACCATCGAGACCCGCGCCCGGTTCGGCTACAGCGCCCCCGCCGGCACCACCGACGACGGACGCTACCGCCGCCTCACCGTCCATCTCCCGCCGCAGTACGCGCGGCGGCTGTTCGACGCGCGCGACGCCGGGGCCGGCGACGCGCAGCTGCGCCACATCGTCGCCGAAGGGCTCCAGGAGATCTATTTCAAGGACGGCGGCCGCCGCGCCGACGGCCTGGAGGTCGAACTCAACGACATCGACTACTTCGACGTGTCCTTCTGA
- a CDS encoding DUF1707 SHOCT-like domain-containing protein, with protein sequence MTALPEDRPPLIGEDDRDTAVRRLREAYAEGHLSHEDLDERLHRVLTVTTHGELVAALASLPEEDAGTTSTIAAAGGRIKRGGAWRVPRFLKVESAFARVLLDLSRAVVEHPVVDIELQLGTGRAKITVPRDAIVEYEDLHTGWKDTRYRPPRSSRPGGPRIRISGAMGFGRLKIRHARR encoded by the coding sequence GTGACCGCTCTGCCGGAGGACCGGCCGCCGCTGATCGGCGAAGACGACCGCGACACGGCCGTGCGGCGCCTGCGGGAGGCGTACGCCGAAGGTCACCTCTCGCACGAGGATCTGGACGAACGCCTGCACCGGGTGCTCACCGTCACAACGCACGGCGAGCTCGTGGCGGCTCTGGCCTCGCTGCCGGAGGAGGATGCGGGCACCACGTCCACGATCGCCGCCGCCGGCGGACGGATCAAGCGCGGCGGGGCATGGCGGGTACCTCGGTTCCTCAAGGTCGAGTCCGCGTTCGCCAGGGTGCTTCTGGACCTGTCCCGGGCGGTCGTCGAACATCCGGTGGTCGACATCGAGTTGCAGCTCGGCACCGGCAGGGCGAAGATCACGGTGCCGCGCGACGCGATCGTCGAGTACGAGGATCTGCACACCGGGTGGAAGGACACGCGGTACAGGCCCCCGCGGAGCTCCCGCCCCGGCGGGCCGAGGATCCGGATCTCCGGGGCCATGGGGTTCGGACGGCTGAAGATCCGCCACGCGCGGCGTTGA
- a CDS encoding nitroreductase: protein MDVYEAVDSRRAVRAFSDDPVPKEVLERVLNAATRAPSSGNLQPWHLYVVTGEPLAELKRRATGRALSGDPGDEREYPMYPDELTSPYLDRFSAAAAQRYEALGIERDAPDRPRKIAALNSEAFGAPVVLFCYLDRTMGPGQWGDAGMYLQTVMLLLRAEGLHSCPQVMWTMYRRTVSRTVGADDERVLFCGISVGFEKEGVPRLRTGRADMTETVSFIGV from the coding sequence GTGGATGTGTATGAGGCCGTGGACAGCCGCCGGGCCGTTCGGGCGTTCAGTGATGATCCGGTGCCCAAGGAGGTGCTCGAACGAGTACTGAACGCAGCGACGCGGGCTCCGTCCAGCGGAAACCTCCAGCCGTGGCATCTGTATGTCGTGACCGGCGAACCCTTGGCCGAACTGAAGAGGCGCGCGACCGGCAGGGCGCTGTCGGGAGACCCGGGCGATGAGCGGGAGTATCCGATGTACCCAGACGAACTGACCTCGCCGTATCTGGACCGCTTCTCCGCGGCGGCGGCCCAGCGGTACGAAGCGCTGGGGATTGAGCGCGACGCCCCCGACCGGCCCCGGAAGATCGCTGCCTTGAACTCGGAGGCGTTCGGGGCGCCGGTCGTCCTGTTCTGCTACCTCGACCGGACGATGGGGCCCGGACAGTGGGGTGATGCGGGGATGTACTTGCAGACGGTCATGCTGTTGCTGAGGGCGGAAGGGTTGCACAGCTGCCCCCAGGTGATGTGGACCATGTACCGCAGGACCGTCAGCCGAACCGTCGGAGCCGATGACGAGCGCGTGCTGTTCTGCGGCATCTCAGTGGGATTTGAGAAGGAAGGCGTGCCACGGCTGCGTACCGGACGGGCGGACATGACGGAAACGGTGAGCTTCATCGGAGTGTGA
- a CDS encoding GNAT family N-acetyltransferase, protein MNTKPFTSGLGENAVMITRVADRQWHALDDDLVVGRGHAEHRPDGRLFVSIDAWHDAAFDRLAEAMLAELPAPLYTVVDEADAELTAGWRRAGFSIRRREWEYVVPTDPQVTGLEAVLPPSGVTIVPAGQADESLLRAVDRAIRDEVEASVGWQSMPAEVIRRPEGDTIVDPSKYAVAAAPDRYLGLIRVVTVNRPRIGLVAVRAGEQRRGIARALLAHALETLHRSGFVAACTEVHESNQAASALFEGIGAQPMNSNLELVR, encoded by the coding sequence ATGAACACGAAGCCTTTCACATCTGGCCTGGGCGAGAACGCGGTGATGATCACGCGCGTCGCGGACCGGCAATGGCATGCACTGGATGACGACTTGGTGGTCGGCCGCGGGCATGCGGAGCACCGGCCTGACGGACGCTTGTTCGTCAGCATCGACGCCTGGCACGACGCCGCCTTCGACCGGCTCGCCGAGGCGATGCTGGCGGAACTGCCGGCGCCGCTGTACACGGTGGTCGACGAAGCCGACGCCGAGCTGACGGCCGGCTGGCGGCGGGCCGGTTTCTCGATCCGGCGCCGCGAGTGGGAGTACGTCGTGCCGACCGACCCGCAGGTCACAGGGCTCGAAGCAGTCCTGCCGCCTTCGGGCGTGACGATCGTGCCCGCCGGGCAGGCGGACGAGAGTCTGCTGCGGGCGGTGGACCGCGCGATCCGCGACGAAGTCGAGGCAAGCGTCGGGTGGCAGTCGATGCCCGCGGAGGTGATTCGCCGCCCCGAAGGCGACACCATCGTCGACCCGTCGAAGTACGCGGTGGCCGCGGCGCCGGACCGCTACCTGGGTCTGATCCGGGTGGTGACGGTGAACCGGCCGCGCATCGGGCTGGTCGCGGTCCGGGCCGGCGAGCAGCGCCGCGGCATCGCGCGGGCGCTGCTGGCCCACGCGCTGGAGACACTGCACCGCTCCGGGTTCGTCGCGGCCTGTACGGAAGTCCACGAGTCCAACCAAGCAGCCTCGGCGCTGTTCGAGGGCATCGGCGCCCAGCCGATGAACAGCAACCTGGAGCTGGTGCGATGA
- the infA gene encoding translation initiation factor IF-1 — translation MTKNKNVIEVEGKVVECLRSAMFTVELENGHQVLAHISGKIRKNYIKIMLEDRVLVELPPYDLTRGRIVFRYRN, via the coding sequence ATGACGAAGAACAAGAACGTCATCGAAGTCGAGGGCAAGGTCGTCGAGTGCCTGCGCAGCGCCATGTTCACCGTGGAGCTCGAGAACGGCCACCAGGTGCTCGCGCACATCAGCGGGAAGATCCGCAAGAACTACATCAAGATCATGCTGGAAGACCGGGTACTGGTGGAGCTCCCGCCGTACGACCTGACGCGCGGCCGGATCGTGTTCCGGTACCGGAACTGA